TCTTCAAATTTGTGTGTCCTGAGGATGATGTCCACGTGACCCCTGTTGATGTACAGATTATATACATCTTGGGTCCTTTGAAGGAGATACAGAAAGCAAAGGAGTCACTTAAAATTTGCAAACCCATCACTCATATTTGAACATCTTCTGCTGTCCTAAAATAAATGTGTACACTGAATAACTGCTGTATCTATTTACTTTTTCAcctaatatttttatcatatatttattttgaataaaatattttggggacttatatattttatttgttcaagTATTCTGCctggatgtatgtatgtgcactacatgtgtgcctggtgtctagAAAcacctggacctggagttataggctgttgtgagccaccacctgcgTCTAGGAGATGAATCCAGGtgttctgcaagagcaccaagtgctctaaccacggagccacctctccagcccacatctGACTGATGTGAGATCTGACACTCAAAGAGCAGCTGAGCCCAGAAGACTGACTGAACCTCTGGCTTTGCTCAATACCAAGGGCCTGGGTGTGCTGAGACCTCTACCCACGACTTACATTCCAGCCCACTGTTATAATTATCCCTTCAAAACGTtactttttcctccttcccctctcagTTGGATCTGCTATACAGTTCAGGCTGTCCTTACACTCATGATTCTCTTCCCTTAGTCACCTGATCACTGGAATTGCACACTTGTGCCATGACACTTTggtattttcctttaaaaaagatgTGTGGTGATCcatacctgtagtcccaggaTTCAGAAGGCAAACAGAGAAGGATTAAGAGTTTATTCCAGCCTCAGATACATCATCATTGAGGCCACGTCTGCTGCACGAGTTCCCTTTACAAAACAGTTCCACAGTGTACACAGTGCTATCCAGGTCTATAATTTCTCTTATATTATGTTGTGAGCCTTgcctttatcagctgagccagctctcccgCTCTAGTCTGTCATTTCTCTGGCACTGCTGCTGTTAGTTTTTACAATAAACTGACACATGGGACTCTCTGCTTCACTGCCCTGTATAACAATGTCTCCACATCTGTTGTGGCTTCTGACAAATGGTTTCCTTCCTGGCCTTGTGTTTGGCCGCTTGAGTTACCAAGGGAAGATGTGCTGTGGGTGTGACATCTGCCTACTGATGCTTCCCAGTAGAGCCTACTCCCTAGAGGCAGACCCTGCCTGCTGAGACCCAGGAGGAACATAACACTGTGAGTATGAGAGACAGCAGGGGATGCCAAGTCCTGgtgacatggtgacatgcaggccaGTGAACAGGAGAGGCTAGAAGTCATTGCTGTTGAAACCCAATATGGCTGTGCTCCTCAATGATGGTTACTACATAAAAATTACAGagtttattctattttgttttgagatatggtctttCTATGGAGTTCAGACTGTCACAGAATTTATCATCATGTgcgtgtattttgtgtgtgtagacAGAGTCTCCTGTGGCTGAGTCTGGCTCCTCTATGTGgttgaggctggctttgaaaacatgatcctcctttctccacctcccaagtgttgagctTACAGAATTTTCCACCATCCTTGACCATCTATGGGTGGTAAGATTTGAACCTGGGACCTATGAGAAGCAGGAAGaattcttaattgctgagccgtcTCCAACCCTGacaaaaattcctttttttttttttggtttttcgagacagggtttatctgtagctttgaagcctgtcctggaactaactcctgtagaccaggctggcctcaaactcacagagatccgcctcccttgcctcccgagtgctggaattaaaggcatgcgccaccaccacccggctctgaCAAAATTCTTAAATAGTGTTATCCATGGGTctcaagaattttatttattacaactCCTATCTTACCAGTTTGTAAATGGATTCATTAAtgcttctatttctctttccctctaaaatagaaaaagaatatgaCTTGCCCCAGGCACCCTTAACAAACTGATTAACGGCATATGAATTGCATGTGCATGAGGCATGATTTTTAGGTGATATCTACCCGGATTCAGAATATTAAGCAGAGTGAAGGATGGAATATGACTTACTACATAGACTCTGCATGGTGGACGAGCGCTCTGACAAGGTCAACAGTCATGAGACATTTCATACCAACTGTTTCAGTTAGTTACGTGTCTAACTTACTTACTTCCTCACTAAGCAGAGGATGAGCGTTTGGGATTCAGAGGAAGCAGGTCAGATGCTTCCCAAAGTCAGACAACAGAGAGCAGTGGATTGGGAAGTGTGCACAGCTCTGTGCAATTCAAGCTTAttgactttctattttattttctttgtactcttttggagacagggtctccctgtgtagtctTGTCTGACCTGAACTCACTATCTAGAACAAtctggtctggagctcacagaaatctgcctgcctctgactctcaggTGCTGAGATCAAATGTCTTAGTTTCTCTTCTATTGCCATgtggagacaccatgactaagacaacttataaaagaaagcatttaattggaaggTTGTTTATGATGTCTGAGGgcgagtccatgaccatcatggtgggtagcctggcagcagatgggaggcatggcactggagcctcagctgagagcttacatctgatccatacactggaggcagagggcaAGAGATGAGCCTAGTGTGACACACATGTGACACACTCCTtcaaagaccacacctcctaatctttccccaAACAGTTCATTAACTCGGAATCACACATTCAAATATGGGCCAATATAGATAATTCTCACTCAAACcaacacagtttgtgtgtgtgtgtgtgtgcgtgtgtgtgtgtgtatgtgtgtgtgtgtgtgtgtgtgtgtgtgtgtgcatgtgttgcaCTCTAGGAAGCTATAGAGCACttgtggatgtcagagaacagCCTGCTAGAGCCAGTTGGACCGTGTGGGTCATGGGGGATGAACTGAGGTCATCACCCTTGGTGGTTAGCCCCcataactgagccatctcacaggctcTTGAAGTCAGTCTCTTGATTCTTACATGGCTTCACATTCTCAACAGTGACATCaactggaactgtgtgtgtggaggagaatATGCTGGATTCTGATGTTCTCTGTAGCAGAAGGGTGTTGCCTGTAGTTACCCCCAGTATTCCACCATTTTCAGTGTAGTTTAAGATCTGAGGCAGAAACTCAGATGACAGTCTTCATTATCAGTGTTGGACCCTAAAGAGCACTGTTTGAAAGTGAGGCCCCAGCCCTCAGACGCctctatatccaaggagtctgggatgtttggtcaAAGTGAAATCGCAGCCCtctgacacccctatatccaagaagACTGGGATgattggaagtgtcaccccagcccctggccttgGAGTTGCCTTAGTTTGACTCTTCCTGTAGAAAAGCCTGCCAAgagctgacccctccccagggaaggtcaggaccactcctaCCAGCTATTTTGGCCaccatggagaaaaaaaaaatgcggTTTTCGGGTTTTGTGTGCCTCCTCccccatctttctctttttccctgccATGCTTTCCCGGCCACCATGCAGCAGTTTAGTAAACATGGGGATTGATTCGGTccgatttggtctgattggaattatttgcttTGGCAGAGAGGCTCATTGTAAGATTATTCCTAACATTACGTAGGTCTTTCACTGAGAGggtcttttttttctcatgggCTCAGCACCATGGGCTGGAAAATGCCCTTCTTGCAGTCTCTCTGCCAGACTAACATTGGCTTCACATCAGCTTCAACTCAGAGATTTCTCCATTTGGGTTACATGACCAGTAGAGTTAGTTAGGAAACCCATTCACTTTTCGGGTTTTCCATTGAAGTCACGGCTGTGCTGGAACCTGACCCACGGCATGAGCCATATCTCACTGAGGTGAGACTTGGGTGTGTTTGGCGACGTCCACCACTCATTTCTCATGCAACCCCATTTTGACTCAAGGGTTGTCCAGTAGACGCACTGTGATAGACTTGAGTTCCAATAGGCATGGGCTTCTGTGACTACAATTACTCAAATGCTCTTGGGCTGCCTTtcacaaaaatctttttaaattggggctatctAACATCTAATGTAAAGCAAACAATGCTCCACAGCCCATTATTTCTAAATGCCCGGCCCCCACTTCTGCCTCTCGGTCCCTGGTTCTCCATAGCCCATGGTTTCTACCGTGCTCCCACCCGTTTCTATGTCCTGCCCCCACGTCTGCTTCTCCATCCCCATTTCTCTGTAGCCCACAGTTTCTATCGCACTCCCCTTCCTGGCTTTCTAGCTGTTTGTCTCACTCTGAGATTCTCTGAaacaaatcccccccccccgctgtctttcctggcttctgcccCCTAACTATGCCGggattttaagttggtcagctgacacaggtctctaaaaatgttttatttgtctgttaaGATAATGTTGCCCCAGTATGTCTGTGTAAGTAGGTggatttatgtttctgtgtgcacgtgtgctcaTTTTAAGATAATCCCAGACTAAAACAGCTCTGAAAAAATACATGGGTAATCTCcattttgacttcttttccatcTTGGGTAAGAGTACCCAGGTGTGTTACTATTCTtggacttattaaaatattcctttttatcTACTTTcatttactagcattggtaaACTGTAACTAATTGCATAAAATACACATCTAAATTTATCTTATATACCCAGTTTAAATAACAGGTAATGGtaaattctcaagtgcctttacagatctgagggtATGTCACTTAAGAAAAGAGCCTCTAAcagagagacatgccagctcctgcagcaccctttagctcctccaagaagatacatGGTTACAAAAAACATTTCACCTCCAGGCTTGTCTATGGGtttggcaaagccacccacacagcaaaaggTAGCCTTTCAcgtcttcagcttcctggatgccttCTGGGAAATCGATTTTCTCATCCTGCTgagacaggtagactaaatcttccccccacaggaaaatctttgggcctcttgtaCTCATAGCTAacggcaagcactgcttctaggcTGATGTTCTCCAAGGACTAGGACAAATTTGGGATTTCCTTTGTAGCTAATAAGTTatctctgggcagtggtggcacatctttaatcccagcaatcggaaggcagaggcaggtttatctctgtgagtttgagaccagcttggtctacaagagctagtgccagaacaggctccaaagccacggggaaaccctgtcttgaaccccccccccaaaaaaaataagaaagaaacatttgcccggtggtggtagcacacaccttttatcccagcactcggggagaggggtgaggcagaggcaggtggatctctgtgagttcaagaccagcctggtctacaagacctacttcctggacaggcaccaatgctacagagaaaccttgtctagaaaaaccaaaaaaaaaaaaaaacaacccaaaaaacagttgtctcatttttgctcatttatccctcccagatcagtctaatggcatttgatgacttaaggtactggtagctcattactttATTTGTGAAGTTTCCTGCTAGAATACAGTCAGGggtgcctctttcacaggcttcataatTCAATGTCAACAGGTTATAGTCGTATCTTAAAAATCCAGAGGTCCCAACTTGCTTTAATTGTGTCTAGAGGCATTTGAAAGCAGTAGCCTTTTGCTCTGACACCAAGATATAAATCTGCTACAGTTCTCTTCCTGAAAAATTTctgctgctgtatcaaaaatcaggtctgatAAAAAACTAACAGTCTTCAGAGCCTATTTTAACGCCAGCCAGTTTCAAGCACATTTTATAGGTCACTTCTGCTCTTGGGGCCAAGACAAAGCTCTCTGCAGACaatgccaacacctgcaccagctccagGGCTTTACCATTGCTCCCGACTCTCTGGGATCAAGGACACGTACCACTAAAATCTGGTTGTATCTGATATACCCGAGCCTCATTGTACATTCAGGGCACTTCTGACagttaatgacttcccatggctGCCCCATTTATAGGgccaataataataattctttttcctcctagcctcctgccttctcatctccctcaaaaagCAGGTGCCTGAggactccaggatgacagtaaacCGGATGCCCCTCCAGCCACACCTGTTACTGACTGTGAGCCCAACTCCCAGTTCCCCACCCCATGTCgcccatgcccacaggaagtagccagacttgagcggatgtccctatatccaaggagtcttGGATGTTTGATTGAAAGTGAGACCCCTGCCCTCTGACACCACTATATCCAAGGGGATGATTGGAGgcatcaccccagctcctggtatAGGAGTTGCCTTTGTCCGCATTCCAACTTTGGAAAAGCCCGCCAAGCATTGAGCCCTCACAAGGGAGGGTCAGAACCTCTTctacaggctatttaggctgccatCAAGAAAAAGAACATAGGTTTTCAGGTTTTGCCTGtgccccctctctgtctctctctctcccaccatgCTTTCCCGGCTATTGGGAGTGCTGCAGTAAACATGGGCATTTGTTTGGTCTAATTTGGCCTGATTGCAATTATTTGCGTTGGCAGAGAGGCTCGTCTTAAGGTTATTCCTAACAAGCccaagaaggagaaaggacaaaTTGGTCTATGTTTGTCTCTAATGAGGCTCTCAGGGAGCATGGCCCTTGTGGCCATGGAAGTTCCTCTGAAGAGCTAGCCCTGTGAATCCCCAGatgtccttctgctcctgacagcTAAGCCCAGGCTCCAGAGCATCCTGCATACAGCCCAACAACACCAATGACATTTCTCCTCCCTCAGAACGACAACTTCTGGCCAAGTAAAGAATGTGAAGCAAGCCCAGCACTTCTGGTGACATCGCCGACTGCCGTCTGCTCTCAATGTCAGGTCAGTAGGACTTTATGCTGCATATTGGAGGTGAAACCTTCTAGGGACCCCCTTCCTCCTACGTGGAGCCACATAAGCAGTTCTGAGCTCACAGACCATTCTTTATAATCACCCATTACAACCAGCACCTGTCTTGTCAGTTCTGGCGTCCTGGCTGTGGGGAGTCCAGGTTGTCTAAGTGTCTGTCCATCCCTCTGACTCATCCTTAGCTCCACAAGTTCAGCTCAGGGCCCCTAGCCAAGAAATCGTGGTCTAAAACTCAGAGGTGAGCTCTGTTTGAGTCTAGAGAGCAGCACACTGTGATTATCAGTCCTGGGGTGGCTTTGGCTGAGGCCAAATTTGGTCCCCAGAGCAAACAGGAATATGTGATTTGTTCAAATTGGAGAGGATGGAGAACCCATGTTTCCTCCAAAGCCACATTATTAATCATGCTAATGATGTCTATAATACTGGGTGTTAAATGCTTGTGGCCTGTTAGCATCTAGGACaatcatctgtgtgtgtatgagcgctTTGGTGGTTTTATATCTTTTATCAATATAGATTGATAGTACAAAATGATGGTTTCATCATGGCAGTTTACACATGTGTAAAATATACTTTGATCCCATGCAAATCATCTCATCCTTTACTGACTTTTGCATCCCTTTAGGCTTTCTGGTCCCTGGTAGTACGTCCCCTTCtactttaatgtttttattatattatgcattaattattaaatataatgctatttaattaaaattgaaaaacagGTACAGTCTCTCTatcttggctgtcctgagactCTCTATGGAGATACTCTCTATGTATCAGGCTTCAGcacatagagatcctcctgtctcttcctgtggAGTagtgggattatagatgtgtccCACCATGCTTGAGCATGTTTCTTTTTACCTTAGATTTCccatttgaaaagaaatgtatCCAGGTGGTAGGAGGCACTCAGAaagcagtttgaggccagcctggtcttcacagtAGGTTCCtagacatccagagctacacagagataccctgtctcaaaaaacagaacagaacaaaacaaaacaacacaccagaaaccaaaaacaataagcaagcaaaaaaccaaacagcaatGAAGTGTTTCTGTTTTCCCGAGTCTGGCGTATTTCACTTCACGTGTTAATATAATTTCCATCATACTCCTTCAAACGATCTACTAATTTtcgtatttttaaataaaacaccactacacacacacacacacacacacacacacgcacacgcacacgcacacacacacactgttttagtTCATTAATCTATTGATTGACATTTAAACAAGGTTGCACACAGTTAAAACTATCTTCATACTGGCCGTGTAGCTCAAgaccttaaactcttgatcctcctgcctccacattctgAACACTGAGATTCAAGGCATCTACCACTACACCCCCCCTCCTAACTCTGTCAGAATTCCTATGTCTGTAATTTGTTTTGAGAGagcgtttctttgtgtagctaTGGACGCTGTCCTTGATCTTGCtctatagatcaagctggccttgaactcagagatctgctgactctgccttccaagtgttgagattaaaagtTGGGATTAAATACCAGCCCCTCCAGGAtatgtctgtaattttttttaaataaatgacacttttattttattttatgaaactggaaatatggctcagttTTTAAGATACACCCAGCACCCATAGGGTAGCTCTTAACTGTCTTTAACTTCAGTTCCTGGGTATcggataccctcacacagacattcatgcaggcaaaacaccaatgaacatgaaataaaaacattttaaaagttacacTTTAAAAAACTTTAGCTGGTCAGACATTGTGATCATGTCACTCATGAACTCGGGAATCACAGGAGGATTCTAAGTTCAAGATCACTCTTGTCAAcatggggagaccctgtctcaaagatccaaaaggaaaacaatggcAGAAAGTTCAAGCAGTGCACATGGCTGAGCAGAAACTCACTGTCAGACACTGTTCAGCATCTTTCCTGAGACACCACATACAATCCATTCACAAGCCTGTGCACTGTGCCAATGAAGAGGCAAAGCAACTGCAGGGAACAAAATGTTTGTGCTTTTGCCAAATCCTCTGACCTATTTCTCTGTTGCTCTAGTTGTCCAGTCTTGAGCAGGAATCCCAAGTTTGAGGATTTAATCATCATTGCCTGCTCATAGTCCAATGAGAGGCAGCAACCAGTCGAGTGTCTCTGAGTTCCTCCTCCTGGGACTCTCCAGGGATCCCCAGCAGCAGCggctcctcttcctgctcttcctcacCATGTACCTGGCCACTGTCCTGGGGAACCTGCTCATCATCCTGGCCATCGGCACAGACTCCCGCctgcacacccccatgtacttcttcctcagcaaCCTGTCCTTCGTGGATGTCTGCTTCTCCTCCACCACTGTCCCCAAGGTGCTGGCCAACCATATACTTGAGACTCAGgccatttctttctctgggtGTCTCACACAGATGTATTTTCTTTTCGTGTTTGTGGACATGGACAATTTCCTGCTGGctgtgatggcctatgaccgttTTGTAGCCATCTGCCAGCCTTTAAACTACACAACAAAGATGACCCAAAAAGTCTGTGTCCTGATGGTGGCAGGATCGTGGGTCACTGCCAATCTGAATGTCCTATTACACACCCTGCTCATTGCTCAGCTCTCATTCTGTGGGGACAATGTTATACCCCACTTCTTTTGTGATGCAACTCCTCTCCTGAAACTGTCCTGCTCTGACACACACCTCAATGAGCTGATGATCCTCACAGAGGGAGCTGTTGTCATGGTCACCCCTTTTGTCTGCATCCTGATCTCCTACATCCACATCACATCTGCTGTCCTGAGAGTCTCATCCCCAAGGGGAAGATGGAAAGCCTTCTCCACGTGTGGCTCCCACCTGGCTGTGGTCTGTCTCTTCTATGGCACCATCATCGCTGTGTATTTCAACCCTGCATCTGCACATTCATCTGAGAAGGACACGGCAGCCACCGTGTTGTACACAGTGGTGACCCCCATGCTGAACCCGttcatctacagcctgaggaacaggGACCTGAAAGGGGCTCTCTACAAAATGGTCCCCAGAAGGACCTTTTTCATTTAATGTGAATATTTGGTCTGATCTTTGCTCCCTATCATGTTTCTGAGTTGAGCAGAATTCAGCAACTGGACTGTGTTAGGCTCAGCCAAAACcaattgtttatttcttgttaAGGGAACTCTCATTCACCAGGTGCCAGATAGAATTACTAGAATTACCAAATAATGTGTCATGGTCTAGCTTAgtcttgctttcattttttatttttggctttgtttttcatgagagggtttctctgtagctttataATCTGTCCTGATCGACTCTCCACTCAGTTGAGGAGTGAAGACCCGCTGGCAGCGCCAATCTCCCTAGTGCGGTTTTCAAGAACTTCAGCTCTCTAAATGGGCAGAATATTCCTTGATCATATCTGCGATATCCGTCTGTGATACGGTCCTGATCAACTGCTCAGAATCCATCTCTCCTCggtttacatttgtttttttttttttttaacaaggtaGTTAATTTGCAGGACAGTGAAGTTCAAGATCAGGTCATGCTCACTGGCCGGCACATGGTTCAATGTGAGCTGCAAAAAACTGTCATAGCAAACTGGGATGGATCTAGAGTTTGCTATTGCAGACAGCTGTTGGGTCCCTAGAGGACAGGCCTTTGCACccccacttgatctgttttgcactcttgAAGTTGGTTGTAAACAGgaacaaaacaggaacaatcttttgttttcagcaatgttttTAAGGATGTTTACCCCTAAGCCATTGAGTTATggtgatgagcttcctgcttttgctggTTTGGCCTCCCCTGCCGAGGGCTATATATTCTTGTGAGAAagtggtgtagtaataagggtggcggggctgcatccccagcaccccagctgcctgctcggctagcttttgccccaaaataattacacggacactgtattcttttaatcactgcttggccctttagctctagcccttactggctaattctgatatcctgatcaacccatctctaataaactgtgtagctccggtcttaccgggaaagattcagcatgtctgacctggcggcttgcttcatcgtgtgcatcttcctgggagcagggagcatggcatctctctgaggcgtctgctccggagaggagagctgtggagtctgagctcacttcctcttcctcccagcgttctgttctgttacttctcccacctatcttctaaccaatgaggaccaagcaatttctttttatttaaccaataaccttcctccatcaaagtgGAATAaaaggcttgtctgcagaacctgaagttgtgttGCGTGTTAATCTTGACGTCCCTCGCTCAGAAGAATGACAGTTGCTGTGCTGGCATGGCAGACAGCCAGCGTTTTAAGGAAGGCCATGCAATCCTGGAATGTTCACCTGTTCGAGAGAGTGAAGGCTTTGAGGAGCATGTACCATCTGATAACTCTTGAAGAAAAAAGGTAAATCTGTCTTTTCCCAGGTCTCCTTcactgaaaacagaaatgtaCTTACATCCACTGTCACCTTAGCGTCAGAGTCGGATCCAAGAACTGTGGACAAGAGGGTGTGAAAATCTGAAATGgaacctttttcttcctttcttttaatttgtgCTTCCCATCCAACCGCAGTTTGTAGAGAGAATTTTTGCAGA
The Microtus pennsylvanicus isolate mMicPen1 chromosome 11, mMicPen1.hap1, whole genome shotgun sequence genome window above contains:
- the LOC142831530 gene encoding olfactory receptor 1f45-like, with the translated sequence MRGSNQSSVSEFLLLGLSRDPQQQRLLFLLFLTMYLATVLGNLLIILAIGTDSRLHTPMYFFLSNLSFVDVCFSSTTVPKVLANHILETQAISFSGCLTQMYFLFVFVDMDNFLLAVMAYDRFVAICQPLNYTTKMTQKVCVLMVAGSWVTANLNVLLHTLLIAQLSFCGDNVIPHFFCDATPLLKLSCSDTHLNELMILTEGAVVMVTPFVCILISYIHITSAVLRVSSPRGRWKAFSTCGSHLAVVCLFYGTIIAVYFNPASAHSSEKDTAATVLYTVVTPMLNPFIYSLRNRDLKGALYKMVPRRTFFI